In Juglans regia cultivar Chandler chromosome 5, Walnut 2.0, whole genome shotgun sequence, the following are encoded in one genomic region:
- the LOC108990447 gene encoding UPF0481 protein At3g47200-like encodes MACRVASRVSEKDIECEEYLIDIPPDLEPAEWPECCIYRVPKRLRNVNKEAYTPNLVSIGPLHHGKKELREMEKQKERYLKDFCYRTKKNRKDLALIIEKKEANIRHCYAEPSRLGSREFVNMILMDGIFIIELFLRTFERKSDYILSKPWLRNSIQHDLILLENQLPFFVLEDLYTSISSNHKEVNPNKEDTPFLQLSRNYFSHYDPKTEPNIGEEVKHFTDLLRYFFFRPDLRSKKGGNESERIDHLYCATKLDEAGVQFEAVKKRHLTDIQFDKGNCLEHCPYLNCSWLLNCLPCLKCLVCLKSMQPFLELPALIVDDTTEIVFRNLMALEQCHYPTRAYICNYILLLDYLINTEKDVDLLVEKKVIVNQLGSDEAVATLVNKLGHQIVEVNSCHYKLSQKLNEHYEDFWNRNMATLTTVYFRDIWRGTATVVGIVILFLTVWNIFLRHFVKMPRT; translated from the coding sequence ATGGCCTGCCGCGTTGCAAGTCGTGTTTCGGAAAAGGATATTGAATGCGAAGAATACCTCATCGACATCCCCCCAGACCTGGAGCCTGCCGAGTGGCCTGAGTGCTGCATCTACAGGGTTCCCAAAAGACTTCGCAACGTAAACAAAGAAGCCTATACTCCAAATCTGGTTTCAATCGGCCCTCTCCATCACGGGAAAAAAGAATTGAGGGAAATGGAAAAGCAGAAAGAGAGATACTTGAAGGATTTCTGTTATCGAACAAAGAAGAACCGGAAGGATCTCGCACTCATAATTGAAAAGAAGGAAGCAAATATCCGTCACTGTTATGCAGAGCCCTCAAGACTCGGAAGCAGAGAGTTCGTAAACATGATTCTGATGGATGGTATCTTTATAATTGAGCTCTTCTTGAGGACTTTTGAGAGGAAAAGCGATTATATATTAAGCAAACCCTGGCTGAGAAACAGTATACAGCATGACTTGATTCTACTCGAGAATCAGCTTCCTTTTTTTGTTCTCGAGGATCTGTATACATCCATCTCTTCCAATCATAAAGAAGTCAACCCCAACAAAGAGGACACTCCCTTTCTTCAGCTTTCCCGCAATTACTTCTCTCATTATGATCCGAAGACAGAGCCCAACATCGGTGAGGAAGTGAAACATTTCACAGATTTGTTGAGATATTTCTTCTTTCGACCAGACCTGAGAAGTAAAAAAGGGGGAAATGAAAGTGAAAGAATCGATCATTTATACTGTGCCACAAAGCTTGACGAGGCAGGAGTGCAATTCGAAGCAGTTAAAAAAAGACATTTAACTGACATTCAATTCGACAAGGGAAACTGCTTGGAACATTGCCCGTACCTGAACTGCTCCTGGCTCCTGAATTGCTTGCCATGTTTGAAATGCTTAGTCTGCTTGAAAAGCATGCAACCTTTCCTGGAACTCCCTGCCCTTATAGTAGACGACACGACTGAAATTGTTTTCCGAAATCTGATGGCCTTGGAACAGTGTCATTATCCAACGCGGGCTTACATCTGCAATTACATTCTTCTCCTGGATTATCTCATCAACACAGAAAAAGATGTCGATCTTTTGGTCGAGAAAAAAGTTATCGTTAATCAGCTTGGAAGCGACGAAGCAGTGGCGACACTAGTTAACAAACTTGGCCATCAAATTGTGGAAGTTAATTCCTGTCATTACAAACTCAGTCAAAAGCTAAACGAGCATTACGAAGATTTCTGGAACAGAAACATGGCAACCTTGACGACGGTCTATTTCCGGGATATTTGGAGAGGCACAGCAACGGTTGTTGGAATTGTAATCCTGTTTTTGACTGTCTGGAATATCTTCCTTAGGCATTTCGTCAAAATGCCTAGGACCTAA